The DNA segment ATTGTTCAGTGTTTAGATGACTTTGGCATACCGCTTCTCTTAAGCCATACCGTTATAGAAATACGGGGTAAAGAAAGAGTTGAAGGTGTGACGATAGCGCAAGTAGATGAAAACAAAAGGCCAATATTAGATACAGCCCAATATATAAGCTGTGATACTTTGATATTGTCTGTAGGCTTAATCCCTGAGAATGAACTGTCAAAAAGCGCAGGCATAATCTTAGATCCTGTGACTGGTGGACCGATTGTGAATGAAAGCATGGAGACGAATGTGGAAGGAATATTTGCCTGTGGCAATGTCTTACAGGTGCACGATCTTGTGGATAATGTGACAAAAGAAGCAAGGCTGGCGGCTGATTCTGCAGTAAAGTATATTAATAAGATATTAGCAAAAGAAGGTCGATTCATTAACGCGAGAGCTGGTTCAGGCATTAGATATGTGGTGCCACAAATAGTAAATTTTGAAAATATAGATGACAAAGTAAAGTTTCACATGAGGCCTACGGATGTATACAAAGATGCTTATATCACCGTGAGATCAGGTGACAGACAGATAATCAGGAGAAAAATTAAGAGGCTGACACCGGGAGAGATGGTTTTAATAGATGTGCCAAAGGAAAAATTTTTAAGTGATGACTTATCTCCTGTAAGTGAAATAACATTTGAAGTAGAGGTGGTATAAGATGGTGAAAAAAGAATTAACATGTATTGTCTGCCCTAATTGTTGTCGCTTGGTTGTGGAAATTGAAGAAAATAAAATCGTAAATGTCAGTGGATACGAATGCAAAAGAGGCTTAAAGTACGCTGAAGATGAGATAATTGCTCCTAAAAGGACTTTGACTACGATAGTAAAAGCTGAAATGGGGCATCTTCCAGTAGTTTCTGTAAGGACTAAAGAGCCAATTCCAAAAGAGCTTATTGGCAAAGCTGTGCTGGAGCTATCTAAAATTACCTTAAAGCCGCCTATTAATGTAGGAGATGTTGTTGTCAAAAACATATTGGATACTGGTGTGGATGTTATTGCAACGCGAAATCTCTACAGCAAGTAAGTGATTGGTGGCTTGTCAATAATGACATATTTTAATAAAATTATACCATACATATCTGCTTGGTTTATATTCTAATTTTTATAACATTTTATGGTGTAATATAATAGTTGTGATTCCACTGCAAAAAGTCAAAAAATATAGAATTTAGAACATATAACATGACTTTTGTAGAAAAAAAGGATAACAGAAACCCCATAAGCCTTTTAAAATGAAGGCTTTCGGGCTTTCTGTTTTTGTCAATAAGTTGCAGTGGAAATGTCATTTTTTCACTTCTCCTAAAATTTTTTTAATCTCTTCTAATGTCATAATCTTTTTCCCAAAATCAATACTTAATTCTTTACCTATATCTTCAAGAACATCATTATTAAAATTAAATAGATAATAATTTTCTTGTATGTAAATGCAGGATGCTTTTGTTAGACTTTCAAGTATAGCTGAAACAGAATATTTTCCATTTAATCTATATTCAAGTATTCTTACAATTACAAGTAATATAAAGCATATTAAAAAATAAGCATCAATATGAGCTCTCAGTGTAAATACACTGATCTGCTTTCAATAATTGCTTTTAGTTATCATGAAAGCTTTTTTTATTTTATAAAAC comes from the Thermoanaerobacterium aotearoense genome and includes:
- a CDS encoding NAD(P)/FAD-dependent oxidoreductase → MEYDIVIIGAGPAGLGAAVEAYEKGVKNILIIERDSYPGGILQQCIHNGFGLIEFKEELSGPEYAERFIEKVRKYGINMMLNTMVLNISSDKVVKAVNQENGVMEIKAKAIILAMGCRERPRGAISIPGTRPAGIFTAGTAQRYVNMEGYMPGKEIVILGSGDIGLIMARRFTLEGATVKAVVELMPYSSGLTRNIVQCLDDFGIPLLLSHTVIEIRGKERVEGVTIAQVDENKRPILDTAQYISCDTLILSVGLIPENELSKSAGIILDPVTGGPIVNESMETNVEGIFACGNVLQVHDLVDNVTKEARLAADSAVKYINKILAKEGRFINARAGSGIRYVVPQIVNFENIDDKVKFHMRPTDVYKDAYITVRSGDRQIIRRKIKRLTPGEMVLIDVPKEKFLSDDLSPVSEITFEVEVV
- a CDS encoding DUF1667 domain-containing protein, which translates into the protein MVKKELTCIVCPNCCRLVVEIEENKIVNVSGYECKRGLKYAEDEIIAPKRTLTTIVKAEMGHLPVVSVRTKEPIPKELIGKAVLELSKITLKPPINVGDVVVKNILDTGVDVIATRNLYSK